A region of Vitis vinifera cultivar Pinot Noir 40024 chromosome 15, ASM3070453v1 DNA encodes the following proteins:
- the LOC104881958 gene encoding putative B3 domain-containing protein At3g49610, which yields MRTFQLLGTKTLVLDEGEAMRHTLERMGGHDLAWAMSKTITASDTKKGQSRLLIPKEKGLWDQLSEEEQMELRRRGYVEVEVVDPRGNRHEMKLSQWPAGRNLVLNSGWNDLVRDNKLEAGIHCTLWSFRVGLRLCFALCV from the coding sequence ATGAGGACCTTCCAGCTACTTGGTACTAAGACATTGGTGCTGGATGAAGGAGAAGCAATGCGGCATACCCTTGAACGCATGGGGGGGCATGACCTGGCTTGGGCGATGAGCAAGACAATCACAGCATCCGATACGAAGAAGGGTCAGAGTAGGCTTCTCATCCCCAAAGAGAAGGGGCTGTGGGACCAGTTGTCGGAGGAGGAGCAGATGGAGCTGCGGAGAAGAGGCTACGTTGAAGTTGAAGTGGTGGATCCGAGAGGGAACAGGCATGAGATGAAGTTGAGTCAATGGCCTGCTGGGCGTAATCTTGTGTTGAATTCTGGATGGAACGACCTTGTGAGGGATAATAAACTGGAAGCGGGGATCCATTGTACGCTGTGGAGTTTTAGAGTGGGTTTGAGGCTTTGCTTTGCATTGTGTGTCTAG